The following nucleotide sequence is from Corynebacterium hindlerae.
CGCTTCCGAAGCACCACGGTTCGGAGCCTCCATCAATCCTGGTCCACCACCGGTGATGACTGCGTAGCCAGCCTTGACCAACTCCTCACCCAGGCGCTGCCCCTGCTCGTAGTACGGGTGATCTTCCTTAATGCGGGCCGAACCGAACACAGTCACAGCCAGTGGCATCTCAGCCAACGCACCGAAACCGCTCACGAACTCGCTTTGAATACGCAGCACTCGCCAAGGATCGGTGTGCAGCCAGTCAATATTGTGCTGCTGGTCCAGCAGCCGCTGGTCCGTAGTACTTTCCTGAGGCCCAGCATGCCGCAACAACACCGGGCCGCGCAGCATACGCTTCTTATCCTCGTTCGGGGTCTTGCTGGGCGCCACTATGAACCTCTTTCAGTGCATCGTTGTTCACTTTGTCAGTATTCGACGCTAGTGGTTTTCAGCATCCTTTGCTTGCCGAACCACCATTCATCGCTCTCGATACATGCTTTTGCGCAATACCCTTTAGACTGGACATATGACGATTGTGGGCGCATTGGCAGACGGAATTGCAAACATCGCAGCCGACGGTACGGTTCTTGATACCTGGTACCCGGCACCCCAGCTGAAGCGTTGGCCGAAAAATAATGTGCCAGAATCGGACACCGTTCGCCTCGGAGCTCAGGATCTCACACCAAAGATGCTGTCTCTGGTGGGAATAGATGAAGATCGCATGGTGGAGCAGGTAGCTGTTCGGACGCGGATCGCGGACCTAACGAAGCCTCCAGTGGACGCCCACGACGTATACCTTCGCCTTCATCTGCTCTCCCACCGACTGGTGGAACCCGGAAAGATGAACATGGAAGGCTCCCTGCGGATTTTGGCTACTGTGGTGTGGACCAACAAGGGCCCCTGCCTTCCCACGAACTTTGAATACGTCCGTCGCGCGCTGCGGTCCCGTGGCTTGATTCACGTTTACGCCGTGGACAGGCTTCCTCGCATGGTCGATTATGTTGTTCCTTCTGGGATCCGTATCGCGGAAGCTGAGCGGGTCCGGCTGGGCGCTTACCTCGCGCCGGGCACCTCGGTACTGCGCGAAGGTTTCGTCTCTTTTAACGCGGGTTCGCTGGGGCCCGCGCGCATCGAGGGCCGTGTGTCGTCGTCGGTCGTTATTGACGAGGACTGCACCATCGAGCTGAGCGCAGTGTTGATGGGCTTGAAGGATAAGGATGGCAAACGCCACCCTCTCCGGGTAGGTAAGGGCTGCACGTTCGGGGTGGCTAGTGGCGTAATCGGTGTTGACCTGGGCAATAACTGTCATATCGGCACGAACCTGATCATCGAACCGGTTACCAGCCTATACTTCCCAGACACTGATTCCATCGCTCCGGCCAGCAGCATCGCTGGCCAGGATAATTGGATGATCCTCAGGGAAGCGCACCACCCAGAACCGGTGGCTCGCCAAATAACTCCTTAGCTGCTCCATTACCCTGGTTTTCATTTCTGCGCGCCCCATCACCCCTAAATTTGGGGAAAATGGGACAGTTTGTCTCGTTTTTCGCGGGTTTTTAATACTCAAGTTGGTGAATGTTATGCACGCACGGAATAGTTAAGACATGACAATTGCGGAACGCACTAAAACTGACTTGGGTCACGGGCTAAAGACCCGCCATCTCACAATGATGGGCCTCGGCTCGGCGATTGGCGCCGGCCTGTTTTTGGGCACCGGCGTGGGCATTCAACTTGCCGGCCCTGCAGTCTTGCTTGCATACATTGCAGCAGGCATCATCGTTATCTTCGTGATGCAGATGCTCGGTGAAATGGCCGCGGCACGCCCAGCATCCGGATCCTTTTCCACCTACGCCGAAATGGCCTTCGGCCACTGGGCTGGCTTTACCCTCGGCTGGCTGTACTGGTTCATGCTTGTGATGGTGATGGGCGCCGAAATGACCGGAGCTGCCGCCATCATGAGT
It contains:
- a CDS encoding DapH/DapD/GlmU-related protein, which translates into the protein MTIVGALADGIANIAADGTVLDTWYPAPQLKRWPKNNVPESDTVRLGAQDLTPKMLSLVGIDEDRMVEQVAVRTRIADLTKPPVDAHDVYLRLHLLSHRLVEPGKMNMEGSLRILATVVWTNKGPCLPTNFEYVRRALRSRGLIHVYAVDRLPRMVDYVVPSGIRIAEAERVRLGAYLAPGTSVLREGFVSFNAGSLGPARIEGRVSSSVVIDEDCTIELSAVLMGLKDKDGKRHPLRVGKGCTFGVASGVIGVDLGNNCHIGTNLIIEPVTSLYFPDTDSIAPASSIAGQDNWMILREAHHPEPVARQITP